The Bremerella cremea region GACATCACCGTGACACGAGCCAACATCATGGTCGAATCGGTGCTGGGAGACAGCCATGGCGAAGGTGGCAAATGGAATTTTTATCTAACCAATCACCCAAACATTGGTTACATCCGCGTCGATTCGTTTGGAGATCATACGGCTGATGATTTTCAAGCGGCACTAGAACAGATTCCCAAAAATGCAGAAGGCCTGATCGTGGACATGCGGGGCAACCCTGGCGGTTATCTGACGGCGGCCGTGGAAATGGTTGATATGTTTATCGATTCCGGTGTGATCGTTACCACGCGTAGTCGCGATAACGAAATCCGTGAAATCGCCAAAGCGACAAACGGCAACACCATTGTGCCGAAAGACATGCCCGTCGTTGTCCTGGTGAATCGCTTTAGCGCCAGTGCGAGTGAGATTTTCGCTGCTGCCCTGCAAGATCATCACCGTGCGACGGTAATCGGTGAACGATCGTTCGGGAAAGGGACCGTCCAAAGCATTTTCCCCTTCCCCTTGGATAGTGACCGCCGAGCTTTGAAGATCACGACGGCAACCTATTGGCGTCCCAACGAAACCAACATCCACCGCTTTCCCGACGCCACGGAAGAAGATGACTGGGGCGTTCGTCCTGACGAGGGGTGGGAGTTGGATCTGGAAGACGAGATGTTGAAGAAAGTCAACCAAGCCCGGCGATTACACGATGTCGATCGAACGAACTTCTCCGATCCAGCCCTCGCCGAGAGTCGCGAGATCTCTGAAGAAGAGCAATCGCTACTAGATTTCGAAGATCCCCAAATTCAAATGGCAATAGAGGCGATCCAAGAGGCCCATAAGTAGCCTTTTCGTAGGTTTTGCAAAGGGCTTTTGCAAATTCTACGATCGAGTCAAACGGTAAATCGCACTACGAAATTGGGGCAAACTTTGCCGTTGCCCTCTCTCTTTTCAAAAACCCTTGATCTAGCGTACTTGAAGAAAACTGACCACTTTAGCCAACATTTGGCACTCTTGTTGCTAATTACAACGGCGAATCTCTCTCCTCCCCCGGTTTGTTGAAAGACGCATCGATGGTTTGCAACGTTAACCACTTTTATTGGCCTACCAACAAGACTTCGACTATCGTCGAAATCGAATCCATTTCGCGTCCCCTATCCGTTCAACCTCACGCCAACACACCTTACGTGGTGGTCTTGTTGAAAATGCTTAGCAAGGCGGATGAGAAGTCGGATGAAGACAATATCCGAAGGTAGTGCGGCCTCAGCAGAAGGAACTATGCATCGTCCTTAAGTTCACGTAAGTGCATTTCGATGCACTCTGCCAACCTTGGCGGGTTATAGCCACCTTCTAACAGGCTGACAATTCGCCCGTGACTCCACGTGTCGGCTATTTCCTTGACGGTTTGAGTCGTGGCCAGAAAATCCTCCGCCTCTAAGCCGAGATCTCCGACAGGGTCATCCTTGTGGGCGTCGAACCCAGCACTGATCAGTACCAGTTCAGGGCGAACTTTATCCGCGAAATCCTGTAAGCGGTGGGCAAACTCGTTCAAAATCGTCTGGCGATCGGTTCCGTAGGTGATCGGTAAATTGAGCGTATATCCCAACCCAGGCCCCTCGCCACGCGCATCACGATCACCGCTATCAGGATAAAATGGGTACCGGTGCATCGAGAAAAAACCGACGTTTTCGCTTCGCCAGAATATGTCCTGGGTTCCGTTGCCATGATGCACGTCCCAATCGACGATCAACACCCGGCTAAGCTCTAGTTCCTCAATCGCCGTAGCCGCTGCCACCGCGACATTGTTAAACAGACAGAAACCCATCGCCTGATCACGTGTTGCGTGATGCCCAGGGGGGCGAGAAAGGCAAAAAGCACGCTTCGCTTTCCCGCTGATCACTTGTCGAGTCGCATCGCTGGCCGCACCAGCGGTAAGTAACGCTACCTTGTAGGAATCGGCTGAGGCGAACGTATCTTCGTCGATTTGCCCCCCTCCGTGGGAGGTCATGTCACGCAAATACTTAATCAACCCTGGGTCGTGTACCAACTCTAATTGTTCTTCGTTTGCCGCAGAGAAGTCGGGATGTTGCCACTGATCCCAGATCCCACAAGCCAGCAAGTGATCTTTGGCCGTGGTCAATCTAACCGGTACCTCTGGGTGGCAAGATCCTGTTAAGTGCTTCAGAAAGCGGTCGTGATAATAAAGTAGATTGGACATACGCCTCGCCAGTCCTTATTAGGGGTTTGTACCAATTCGTTGACACAGGTTCACGAGAGCAACTATTCTTAACCTTAGTGATCTTTGACGGTATGATTAAATTACTCGTCGATTGGGGAACGAATCTCCCCTAGAATACATTCGGATTACGATCTCATCTCGTCCCAACCGTCCATTGCTTCCGCTGGTAGCGGTGGGTAGGTCTTAAATTGCATAGGAATTTTGTGGCATGAAATGGCTTGCTTGTTGTACGCTCGCTCTGGCGACGATTGCCATGGGGACTCAAGTCGCTCGGGCGCAAAATTACCGAGAGATTCCAGTAACCGCCACCGATATCGATCCTGATGCCACCGACTTACAAGGCAAACTCCGCTTTCAACAAACCCAGGCCAATGTGGCCGAATACCTTCGCTCCAAACCATTGGATGACCAAGGGCAACAACTGATCCGCAGATTCTTCGGTGAGGCCTACCTTAAGAGTTGGACCAAACGTTCTAACTGGCAACACGCTGGTGCCAATCGCCAAGAATTTCTGAAGCGATATTATGGTCCGCAAAATTCCCAGCGAGATGCTCGTCGGCTAGTCAACGAAATCATGCTGAGGTATATGCAGGAATACGTTAAACCGGAGTATCACCCGGTCTTGCGCTACAACGCCGCTTTGCTGATCGGCGACCTGCGTTCCCAAGATATGGACGCGTTTAGCCAAACTCCTGAAGTCCCTTATGCTCCTTCGTTGCCTGTTCTTTTGAGCTTGATTGAAGACAAACAACAAAGCGACGCAGTGAAAGTAGCCGCCTGGGTGGGTCTCCTCGAACAGTGCGAATTGCACGGTGTTAATTTGGGGAATATTCCGCCTGAAGAAAAAAATCGTATTTTGACCTTAGTTATCAACACCTTGAAGCAGGAAGAAGCTTCCGAAGGGCAGAGCGAAGACGCTCATATTTGGATTCGTAAACGGGCGATCGACCTTGCCTCAGTCATTGGTAATGCCGGACGCGATGGCACTCTGGCTGCCGCTTTAGACTCGATCATCCTCAACCCAAACCTGCCAATCGAAATGCGTTGCTCGGCCATCGCCGCCAAGGGGAACTTAGCCTTCGACGACGAAACCGCCAACAAAATGGATGTGGTCCGTCAATCGACGGATATTGGCAAGATTGCCCTAGAAGCAGTCGCAGACGACGTCACCTGGTTTGATGAGTCCCTCAAAGAATATCAAAAGAAGATGCTTGGAGGTGGTGGGGCCTATGGAGGAGGCTATGGCGGTGAATATGGTGGTTACGGCGAAGCAGGTGGGGGCGGTTACGCTCCAACCCCCTCAGCAGGCCCCTCGTCTAAATCAAGCTCTGGATCTTCCAGCCGTGGTCGCCGTAGCAACCGAGGCCGTGGTCGCGGCAACTCGAGTGGTTACGACATGTATGAGGATAGCAGCATGGAAATGTCTGCTCCCCCTGAAATCGTCCGCGACCCTGTTCTCGTGCGGATGGAAAACAACTATCGTCGCCGCGTTAAGACACACCTCGACTTTGCCAAGCAAGGACTAGCTGGCCAGATCACCCAGGTTCCTAGCGACCTGGGCGCCATGAAGGAAGGCCTCATTCAGTATGCCAAGAATGACGAAGAACGTGAGGCGATTGCCAACCTAACAAAATCGATGATCGCGATGCTCAACGCGGTCGACGATGAAGATTCCGAGGAAAAAGAACTGCTGAAAGCATCCAAGAAACGTCTGGAAGCGATGACCACTGCAGCTCAGAAGCTGGCGGTCAAAGCAGCGGTTGAGATCGATGTTCCCGATGCAGTCCACGACACACCGGATGATCTACCAGGTGCAGACATGCCCGGGGCAGGTCGTCGTGGTGGCACGCCAGTGGACGGGCCTGGTGGTGAAGCAATGCCAGCAGATGGCCCGGGCGGAATGCCTGTGGACGGGCCAGGAGGAGCAGCTCCGGTTGACGGCCCAGGGGGTAGCCCCGAGCCGGTTGCAGATGATGGGCCAGGTGCGATGCCTCCGGCAGATGGCCCAGGGGGAGAAGGACCAATTCCCGATTCTCCATAATCCCCGGGGCAATTCCCCACTTGGAATGATCTTGTCTTAGCGGTCGCTGCTCGTTAAAAGCGACCGCATGTTGAATGTTTATCCTCGCAACCGATCATCTTTCATTGCGTTGCTAGCATTCCTCGCGATAATGCTCGGAGGGATCACTGGCTGCCGCACGGTTGTTGATGCGCAGCAGGAGCTTGCGGAATTAACCGATTTATCCCCGTTGCAGGTTCAATCCACGGCTCCTGCGGCGGAAGTTCGTCCTAAGTCTTCAGCCAGCCCCAAGACAATAGAAGCTGCCGAGGCTGCTCTTTCTTCCTCAGTGATCCAGAACGATCCCAAAGCGATTCGCCCTCAGCGGGTTGATTCGCGGGGTTGGTATCTCGATAGTAGCGTGCCCCTCTATCTTGCATTCCACTTGCGAGAACCTCGTTGGCATCACCGGGCGTTAGAGAGTTTGCTCGACCAACCGATCTCTTCCCAAGAAGTTCTAGAGGCTGGCACCGAATCACTCGATCCCGAAATCAAAGCCACGGCATGGATCGGCCTGGTACGCAGTGGGGCCGAAGTCCAAGATGCTGACCTAGCCGAACTAATCCAAAATCCTCAAGTCACAGCCACCACTAAGGGTGCATTACTTGAAGCGATTACCGACACCACAATCATAAGTCAATTGTTCGCCGAACGGGACAACCTGATTGCTGATACCGAGTTGAAAGACGATTTTTCAGGACAACAGCTTCAAGAGCAGTTTTGGTACAGCTTGGCAACGACGGTTCCCAGCGTCCGTTCCGACGAACGTTTCACGGCTGATTTCATCGAGCAACCAGCGGAAATTCAGCAGACGCTGCTCGACTTAATGCTGACCGATTCGACCAGTGAAGTTCCGGCCAGTGTCACGCAGCGTTTCGAGAATCTCTCGCCAGAAGTCTTGCGACGAGTCAATTTGTGGCACAGTTATTTGCGGACAGTAGCTCCGATTGATGTTCTATCAGATGCCAGCCGTTCGCCCAATTTTTCGACCCGAGAAAACGCTACGATTGGGCTCGGTCGCGAAGGTTCTCATGCGGCGGAGGCTCTTTTATTAGATGTCTCTGATAGTGCCCCCACGCTTCTTCAAACGGCGGCCATCGTGGCT contains the following coding sequences:
- a CDS encoding S41 family peptidase; the protein is MPRGNLIAICLAFVVSLICYQSTTHSRYALMFQQGMQTISDYYVRPVGEEELFNAAMAGLTSPLDQNSVYIAPSHYPDFRRELGQEFGGIGVQVEFNEDKRQMIIITPLAGAPAYQAGVQAGDIVLAIDGVELNGEDFKTSLERLHGTRGTPVTLTVQHIGEEKPVDITVTRANIMVESVLGDSHGEGGKWNFYLTNHPNIGYIRVDSFGDHTADDFQAALEQIPKNAEGLIVDMRGNPGGYLTAAVEMVDMFIDSGVIVTTRSRDNEIREIAKATNGNTIVPKDMPVVVLVNRFSASASEIFAAALQDHHRATVIGERSFGKGTVQSIFPFPLDSDRRALKITTATYWRPNETNIHRFPDATEEDDWGVRPDEGWELDLEDEMLKKVNQARRLHDVDRTNFSDPALAESREISEEEQSLLDFEDPQIQMAIEAIQEAHK
- a CDS encoding histone deacetylase family protein translates to MSNLLYYHDRFLKHLTGSCHPEVPVRLTTAKDHLLACGIWDQWQHPDFSAANEEQLELVHDPGLIKYLRDMTSHGGGQIDEDTFASADSYKVALLTAGAASDATRQVISGKAKRAFCLSRPPGHHATRDQAMGFCLFNNVAVAAATAIEELELSRVLIVDWDVHHGNGTQDIFWRSENVGFFSMHRYPFYPDSGDRDARGEGPGLGYTLNLPITYGTDRQTILNEFAHRLQDFADKVRPELVLISAGFDAHKDDPVGDLGLEAEDFLATTQTVKEIADTWSHGRIVSLLEGGYNPPRLAECIEMHLRELKDDA